The Glycine soja cultivar W05 chromosome 8, ASM419377v2, whole genome shotgun sequence genome has a window encoding:
- the LOC114423228 gene encoding hydroxyproline O-galactosyltransferase GALT6-like — translation MKRVKKLYPLLSLLPNRPKPLQIFMAVMFLYLLFTTFEIETFLGFRTRFVSVTSLLGNEDQQQQQHTHFSKASNFPSQGVFQGSVHRKALQGLQKVSTLSFMEALNDTTVEENMVSELHNAARHAWLEGKRLWEQVESVKETMDDVARFKAENLSDSCKNSISLSGSELKEKKGVMVMVLPCGLTLGSHVTVVGTPRWAHWEDDPKIAVVKEEEGKVMVSQFMMELQGLKSVDKEEPPRILHFNPRLKGDYSGRPVIEQNTCYRMQWGSALRCEGWKSRADEDTVDGQVKCEKWIRDDDSHTEEAKATWWLSRLIGRTKKVTIDWPYPFVEGRLFVLTVSAGMEGYHVSVDGRHVTSFPYRTGFSLEDATGLSIKGDVYVHSIFAASLPSSHPSFAPQMHLELLPQWKVPPLLHVNVELFIGILSAGNHFAERMAVRKSWMQHKLIKSSNVVARFFVALHGRKDLNVEIKKETDYFGDIIIVPYMDHYDLVVLKTIAITEYGIRSVAAKYIMKCDDDTFVRIDSIISEARKIGSGRSLYIGNMNYHHRPLRSGKWAVTYEEWSEEEYPTYANGPGYIISADIARFIVSNFEKHRLKLFKMEDVSMGMWVEQFNSSRPVEYVHSFKFCQFGCIEDYFTAHYQSPRQMTCMWDKLQQKGQPLCCNMR, via the exons ATGAAGAGGGTAAAGAAGCTATACCCATTGTTGTCGCTCCTACCCAACAGGCCTAAACCTCTTCAAATTTTCATGGCTGTGATGTTCCTCTACTTGCTCTTCACCACCTTCGAAATCGAAACTTTTCTTGGTTTCAGAACTAGGTTTGTGTCAGTGACTTCATTGCTGGGGAATGAAGACCAACAGCAACAGCAACATACCCATTTCAGCAAAGCCTCAAACTTTCCCTCACAAGGAGTGTTCCAAGGTTCGGTTCATCGAAAAGCCTTGCAGGGGTTGCAGAAAGTTTCCACCTTGAGTTTCATGGAGGCTTTGAACGACACCACTGTGGAAGAAAATATGGTTTCTGAACTCCACAATGCTGCTAGGCATGCTTGGCTTGAAGGGAAGAGGCTCTGGGAACAAGTTGAGAGTGTGAAAGAAACCATGGATGATGTGGCAAGGTTCAAGGCTGAGAACCTTTCTGATTCGTGCAAGAATTCGATTTCATTATCTGGGTCTGAATTGAAGGAGAAGAAAGGGGTAATGGTGATGGTGCTTCCTTGTGGTTTGACATTGGGGTCTCATGTGACTGTTGTGGGGACCCCACGTTGGGCTCACTGGGAGGATGATCCTAAGATAGCTGTGGTGAAGGAAGAGGAGGGGAAGGTGATGGTGTCACAGTTCATGATGGAGCTTCAGGGTTTGAAGAGTGTGGACAAGGAAGAGCCTCCTAGGATACTGCATTTCAATCCCAGGTTGAAGGGGGACTATAGTGGGAGGCCTGTGATTGAGCAGAACACTTGTTACAGGATGCAGTGGGGGTCTGCTCTAAGGTGTGAGGGATGGAAGTCCCGGGCCGACGAGGATACCG TTGATGGACAGGTGAAATGTGAAAAGTGGATTCGTGATGACGATAGCCACACAGAAGAGGCAAAGGCAACATGGTGGTTAAGTAGACTGATAGGGCGAACTAAGAAGGTGACTATAGATTGGCCATACCCTTTTGTAGAGGGGAGATTATTTGTTCTCACCGTGAGTGCTGGCATGGAAGGTTACCATGTTAGTGTGGATGGAAGGCATGTGACGTCTTTTCCCTATCGCACG GGCTTTTCTCTTGAGGATGCGACTGGTCTATCCATAAAAGGAGATGTTTATGTGCACTCTATATTTGCAGCTTCCTTACCCTCATCACATCCAAGTTTTGCTCCACAGATGCATCTTGAATTACTTCCTCAATGGAAAGTTCCACCTCTTCTCCATGTGAATGTGGAGCTTTTCATTGGAATACTTTCTGCTGGCAACCATTTTGCTGAACGGATGGCAGTAAGGAAATCATGGATGCAACATAAACTAATTAAATCTTCAAATGTCGTGGCTCGATTCTTTGTTGCCTTG CATGGAAGGAAAGATTTAAATGTGGAGATAAAGAAAGAAACAGATTATTTTGGCGATATTATTATAGTCCCCTACATGGATCATTATGACCTTGTTGTGTTGAAGACGATAGCTATCACTGAATATGGG ATTCGCTCAGTGGCTGCCAAGTATATCATGAAGTGCGATGATGACACATTTGTCAGAATAGATTCTATCATCAGTGAAGCAAGAAAAATAGGAAGTGGTAGAAGTCTCTATATTGGCAATATGAATTACCACCATAGGCCACTACGTTCTGGCAAATGGGCAGTAACATATGAG GAATGGTCAGAGGAAGAGTATCCTACCTATGCTAATGGTCCAGGCTATATAATCTCTGCAGACATTGCCCGGTTCATTGTATCCAACTTCGAGAAGCACAGATTAAAA TTATTTAAAATGGAGGATGTGAGCATGGGAATGTGGGTAGAGCAATTCAACAGTTCAAGGCCAGTTGAGTATGTGCACAGCTTCAAGTTCTGCCAATTTGGGTGCATTGAAGATTACTTCACTGCACATTACCAATCTCCAAGACAAATGACCTGTATGTGGGATAAGTTGCAACAAAAGGGACAACCCCTATGTTGCAACATGAGATAA